The DNA segment actgcattatttgtttatctgattgagtcaggtaatttgggcgtacgcgataagcgctaccaaattttggcgccgttgccggggatcggtgttaatttattgtgttcttcttactttatttttaattttaattttttattttttttattcctcgtagtgctactctggtttgttcatgctttcaggtgactctGCTGAAGAAGATTTTCTCTACGATTCGGAAATAGAAAGGACCTTGCATACGCGGAGGAGAGAACTTCATAGAAAACAACAAGAGGAAGCTGCTCGAGCTGCATtcccagaagaagagatggctgctaacgccaatctgagtttgagacaattgggcactcctgatcctaaCCAAcagcccttatgcattactttccccactctagaaaataatgctaattTTTAATTGAAATCTGGACTGATACACTTACTtcctgcttttcatggtcttgcaggtgaggatccgcaCAAGCATCTGATGGAATTCCACGTGGTGTGTTCAAGCATGAAACCGCATGGAGTGatagaggagcagattcagctcagagcctttcctttctctttaaagagttctgctaaggattggctatactacctaCCTTCTGGATCCATCACCACCTGGACTGAGATGAAGAGGATATTTTTAGAGAAGTACTTTCCAGCTTCTAGAGCAGCAAACATCCGGAAAGAAATTTATGGGTGCAAACAGCAGATGGGAGAGTCACTGCACGAATATTGGGAGCGCTTCAAGAAACTTTGCGCCAGCTGTCCacagcaccagataagtgaaaatttaCTAATTCAATACTGTTATGAAGGGTTGTtgtctcatgacaggagtatgctggaTGCGGCCAGTGGTGGGGTTTTCGTGGATAAAACTCCAGTGCAAGCAAGAAATCTaatagagaatatggctgccaattctcagcaatttggcaccacgAGAAGTGATTCTGTGCCCAGAAAAAGTAACGAGGTAAacgtttcttcccttgaacaacaactgagcgaactgacgtctcttgtgcgtcatatggctgtagggaatggacagattGCAAGGGTATGTGGAATTTGTACTCAATTgggacatgcaactgacatgtgtcccactctTCAAGAGGGATATGCGGAACAAGTTAATGCGGCAGGAGGATTTCCAGGCCACCTCAGCAGAGGTATGATCCTTACTCTAACACATACAATCCAgattggaaggatcatccaaacctcAGATATGGCAATCCACAAGTGAATCAGCCTGGACCTCAAGCACCATAGCACAATCAATCTTATAGGCAACCGTATCCTCCACCACAGCGCCCTCAGATTCCTACGCCAGGTAAGTCTCTTGAAAACATAGTTCAGAATCTTGCCACTAATACTTTGGCTTTTCAACAGGACACCCGGACGAGCATCCAAAGCTTAAATACACAAATAGGGCAGCTCGCTGCAGCATTCAGCAAGTTGGAAGCACAAAATTCCAACCGTTGGCCTTCACAAACAGTGGTGAATCCGAGGGAGAATGTGAGTGCTATTactttgaggagtggaaaagagCTGCAGATTAAAAATGGATTGGTCAAAGAACCGGTAGAGATTGAAGGGGACAAAGAATCTAAGGTGGAGGAGAGTGAGCCCATCCCTAAAGAAGCACTGCGAGGTAAGTTTCCCCCTTTTTCTGAGTATAAACctgtagccccttttcccttagctttGAAGGATTCTAGGAAAAATGAGGGGATTAAGGAgctctatgaaacttttcgtagatgcgaGGTAAACATTCCActtttagatgctattaagcaagtacctcgctatgataaatttttgaaagaa comes from the Henckelia pumila isolate YLH828 chromosome 1, ASM3356847v2, whole genome shotgun sequence genome and includes:
- the LOC140860737 gene encoding uncharacterized protein → MKRIFLEKYFPASRAANIRKEIYGCKQQMGESLHEYWERFKKLCASCPQHQISENLLIQYCYEGLLSHDRSMLDAASGGVFVDKTPVQARNLIENMAANSQQFGTTRSDSVPRKSNEGMDRLQGYVEFVLNWDMQLTCVPLFKRDMRNKLMRQEDFQATSAEDTRTSIQSLNTQIGQLAAAFSKLEAQNSNRWPSQTVVNPRENVSAITLRSGKELQIKNGLVKEPVEIEGDKESKVEESEPIPKEALRALKDSRKNEGIKELYETFRRCEVCKKVELGEQVSAVIQKKVPAKFKDPDLGASINVMPYSVYASLNLESLNETDIVIQMADRSTIFPRGLLEDVLVQVGELVFPADFYILDMKNNEVNSPILLGRPFLKTSKSVIDVDNGTKTATKHPPDRAKRIAKKSKQKKNGTLTGKIMKIIQGLGIFIFSLLSTPPRSYFARKAGIVRAHKVFDELPILLILANF